In a single window of the Pseudoxanthomonas sp. F37 genome:
- a CDS encoding CoA ester lyase — MRSKLFVPGNRPALFAKALASATDMLSLDLEDAVAGGDKGEARAQVAAFLRGAPHRTADKQVVVRVNAWHTSGWEDDLRAVLPLDIDLLNLPKIESVEQLRQAIGEIEAVELQAGVRRAVGLLVNIETPRALRHAAQIARAHPRVRGLQLGLGDLFEPHGIRRSDLRNVHAAQYALRMAAAEAGVFAYDAAFPGLHDEAGFMAEADSARALGFAGKSCVHPRQVAWANAAFSPSEEEIEAARRIVGAATMDGSAFAVDGRMVDAPFLARARAILAMLEREHR, encoded by the coding sequence CGCCAAGGCGCTGGCGAGCGCGACCGACATGCTGTCCCTCGACCTGGAAGATGCGGTGGCCGGCGGCGACAAGGGCGAGGCGCGCGCGCAGGTCGCCGCCTTCCTGCGCGGCGCACCGCACCGCACCGCGGACAAGCAGGTCGTGGTACGGGTGAACGCCTGGCACACCTCCGGCTGGGAGGACGATCTGCGCGCCGTCCTGCCCCTGGATATCGACCTGCTGAACCTGCCCAAGATCGAGTCGGTGGAACAGCTCCGCCAGGCGATCGGCGAGATCGAAGCGGTCGAGCTGCAGGCGGGGGTGCGCCGGGCCGTCGGCCTGCTGGTCAACATCGAGACACCGCGCGCTCTGCGTCACGCCGCGCAGATCGCCCGGGCGCATCCGCGCGTTCGCGGCCTGCAACTGGGCCTGGGCGACCTGTTCGAACCCCACGGCATCCGCCGCTCGGACCTGCGCAACGTGCACGCCGCGCAGTACGCGCTGCGGATGGCCGCGGCGGAGGCGGGCGTGTTCGCCTACGACGCCGCATTCCCCGGGCTGCACGACGAAGCGGGCTTCATGGCCGAGGCCGATTCGGCGCGTGCGCTGGGCTTTGCGGGCAAGAGCTGCGTGCATCCGCGCCAGGTGGCCTGGGCCAACGCCGCATTCTCGCCGTCGGAAGAAGAGATCGAAGCGGCCCGTCGCATCGTCGGCGCGGCGACGATGGACGGAAGCGCGTTCGCCGTCGATGGCCGGATGGTGGATGCACCCTTCCTGGCGCGCGCGCGGGCGATCCTGGCCATGCTGGAACGGGAGCACCGGTGA